A genomic segment from Alistipes senegalensis JC50 encodes:
- a CDS encoding ROK family transcriptional regulator — MTNSFLKLATEGNKAAILKQQIICQYILGGDSSITDLSKAVNLSVPTVTKLIGELIDEGFVHNFGEQGTAGGRRPNIYGLNPYAGYFVGVDLRKDSVMMAAINFKGQLIDETTVDFLMDNDPRSLDRLCDVIQNFIRARKIARDKVLAVGVNISGRVNSQTGYSYSYFFVEEQPLTMLLEERLGTTVYIENDTRAATYGEYMYGDAHSEKTMLYINASWGLGLGMIIDGKIFYGKSGFSGEFGHFPLLDNEIICRCGKRGCLETGASGSAMHRIFLEKLKEGRVSMLSEKYKKGEEITLNDILAALLKEDVLAIEILESVGHTLGKAIAGLINMFNPEVIVIGGTLSVAKEYLMLPVRNAINKYSLMLVNKDTQIRLSTLGERAGVMGACILARSKSLGLF, encoded by the coding sequence ATGACCAATTCGTTCCTCAAACTGGCCACGGAAGGCAACAAGGCCGCTATTCTCAAACAGCAGATTATCTGTCAGTACATTCTCGGCGGCGATTCGAGCATCACCGATCTGAGCAAGGCCGTGAATCTGAGCGTGCCGACCGTGACCAAACTCATCGGGGAGCTGATCGACGAGGGCTTCGTGCACAATTTCGGCGAGCAGGGGACGGCCGGCGGACGACGGCCGAATATCTACGGCCTGAATCCCTATGCCGGGTATTTCGTCGGCGTCGATCTGCGCAAGGATTCGGTCATGATGGCCGCCATCAATTTCAAGGGACAGCTGATCGATGAAACGACGGTCGATTTTCTGATGGACAACGATCCCCGTTCGCTGGACCGTCTTTGCGACGTGATTCAGAATTTCATCCGTGCGCGCAAGATCGCCCGCGACAAGGTGCTGGCCGTCGGGGTGAATATTTCGGGCCGCGTCAATTCGCAGACCGGATACAGTTACAGCTATTTCTTCGTCGAGGAACAGCCGCTGACGATGCTGCTCGAAGAGCGTCTCGGCACGACGGTCTACATCGAGAACGACACCCGTGCCGCCACTTACGGCGAATATATGTACGGCGACGCCCACTCCGAGAAGACGATGCTCTACATTAACGCCAGCTGGGGACTGGGGTTGGGGATGATCATCGACGGCAAGATATTTTACGGCAAGTCGGGCTTTTCGGGCGAATTCGGCCATTTTCCGCTGCTCGACAACGAGATCATCTGCCGCTGCGGCAAACGCGGCTGTCTTGAGACGGGGGCTTCCGGTTCGGCCATGCACCGGATTTTTCTGGAGAAACTCAAGGAGGGACGCGTGTCGATGCTTTCCGAGAAATACAAAAAAGGCGAGGAGATCACGCTGAATGATATTCTGGCCGCGCTGCTGAAGGAGGATGTGCTGGCCATCGAGATTCTGGAGTCGGTGGGGCACACGCTCGGCAAGGCCATCGCGGGGCTTATCAACATGTTCAATCCGGAGGTGATCGTTATCGGCGGTACGCTTTCGGTGGCCAAGGAGTACCTGATGCTGCCCGTGCGCAACGCCATCAACAAATACTCGCTGATGCTGGTCAACAAGGATACGCAGATACGCCTCTCGACCCTGGGCGAACGCGCTGGAGTGATGGGCGCCTGCATACTGGCGCGCAGCAAGTCGCTGGGGCTGTTCTGA
- a CDS encoding DUF4434 domain-containing protein: MQIKGTFLDEISHDIPHQNWGEKEWDADFGHMHRAGIEHVILIRCGYRRWQTFSSQVLTSEERCYEPPADLVGMFLHLSEKWGMKFWFGLYDSGKYWASGDYLHEVELNCRLIDEVWARYGHHAAFGGWYISQECSRNTGKIIDLYARLGRHCKAVSGGLPTLISPYIDGSKNISQYTDRTTRTGGVTAESHEAEWDAIFRGIQGAVDIVAFQDGHVEYDELPEFLRINKRLADRYGLECWTNTETFDRDMPIKFLPIKWEKLRLKLRMAEEAGIDQAITFEFSHFMSPQSAYLQAGHLYDRYLEYLNTSKK, from the coding sequence ATGCAGATCAAAGGAACCTTTCTGGACGAAATCAGCCACGACATTCCCCACCAGAACTGGGGCGAAAAGGAGTGGGACGCCGATTTCGGACACATGCACCGGGCCGGTATCGAGCACGTGATACTCATCCGCTGCGGCTACCGCCGCTGGCAGACCTTCTCCTCGCAGGTGCTCACCTCGGAGGAACGCTGTTACGAACCGCCCGCGGACCTGGTCGGGATGTTCCTGCACCTGAGCGAAAAGTGGGGCATGAAATTCTGGTTCGGGCTCTACGACTCGGGCAAATACTGGGCATCCGGGGATTATCTGCACGAGGTGGAGCTCAACTGCCGCCTGATCGACGAGGTGTGGGCCCGTTACGGGCATCACGCCGCTTTTGGCGGATGGTACATCTCGCAGGAGTGCAGCCGCAACACGGGCAAAATCATCGACCTCTACGCCCGGCTGGGCCGTCACTGCAAAGCCGTCTCGGGCGGACTGCCGACGCTGATTTCCCCCTACATCGACGGCAGCAAGAACATCAGCCAGTACACCGACCGGACCACGCGCACGGGCGGCGTCACGGCCGAGAGCCACGAGGCGGAGTGGGACGCCATTTTCCGGGGGATTCAGGGCGCGGTGGACATCGTGGCCTTTCAGGACGGGCACGTCGAATACGACGAGCTTCCGGAATTCCTCCGCATCAACAAGCGGCTGGCCGACCGCTACGGCCTGGAGTGCTGGACCAACACCGAGACCTTCGACCGCGACATGCCGATCAAGTTCCTGCCGATCAAGTGGGAGAAGCTGCGTCTGAAGTTGCGGATGGCCGAGGAGGCGGGTATCGATCAGGCCATCACCTTCGAATTCTCGCATTTCATGTCCCCGCAGTCGGCCTACCTGCAGGCGGGGCACCTCTACGACCGATACCTCGAATACTTAAATACTTCGAAGAAATGA
- a CDS encoding DUF4434 domain-containing protein, whose amino-acid sequence MKKTLFRGLLGAALTILVCLPAASRGKGPKKTREFTDADFRTEKILEALPIRATFLDEVSWDIPHQNWGVKEWDADFKAMKQMGINTVVLIRAGLGSWIAAPFDCLLRTGKVKYPPVDLVEMFLALSDKYGMDFWFGTYDSCYHWHVGEYEKEIELNMQLIDEVWAKYGHHKSFRGWYLSQEISRRTRNVSKIYAAMGRHAKEISGGLKTMISPYIHGVKTDQVMAGDKAITVEEHRREWDAILSDIAGAVDILAFQDGQVDYDELYDYLVVNRELAERYGMECWTNVESFDRDMPIRFLPIKWEKLLFKLDAARRAGMQNVITFEFSHFMSPNSSYTQAGHLYNRYMEYMNYLQHKK is encoded by the coding sequence ATGAAAAAAACGCTGTTCCGCGGCCTGCTCGGCGCCGCACTGACGATACTTGTCTGCCTGCCCGCCGCATCGCGCGGCAAAGGTCCGAAGAAGACGCGCGAATTCACGGATGCGGATTTCCGCACCGAAAAGATCCTCGAAGCCCTCCCCATCCGCGCCACGTTCCTCGACGAGGTGAGCTGGGACATTCCCCATCAGAACTGGGGCGTGAAGGAGTGGGACGCCGACTTCAAGGCCATGAAGCAGATGGGAATCAACACCGTCGTGCTGATCCGCGCCGGGCTCGGCAGCTGGATCGCGGCGCCGTTCGATTGCCTGCTCCGGACCGGAAAGGTCAAGTATCCGCCCGTGGATCTGGTGGAGATGTTCCTCGCGCTGTCCGACAAGTACGGAATGGATTTCTGGTTCGGGACCTACGACTCGTGCTACCACTGGCACGTGGGAGAGTATGAGAAGGAGATCGAACTGAACATGCAGCTCATCGACGAGGTGTGGGCCAAATACGGCCACCACAAATCGTTCCGGGGCTGGTACCTCTCGCAGGAGATCAGCCGCCGCACCCGCAACGTATCGAAGATATACGCCGCGATGGGCCGGCACGCCAAGGAGATATCGGGCGGGCTGAAGACGATGATCTCGCCCTACATCCACGGCGTCAAGACCGATCAGGTGATGGCCGGCGACAAGGCGATCACCGTCGAGGAGCACCGCCGCGAGTGGGACGCGATTCTGAGCGACATCGCCGGAGCCGTGGACATCCTCGCTTTCCAGGACGGACAGGTCGATTACGACGAACTCTACGACTACCTGGTGGTCAACCGCGAGCTGGCCGAACGCTACGGCATGGAGTGCTGGACCAACGTCGAATCGTTCGACCGCGACATGCCCATCCGTTTCCTGCCGATCAAATGGGAGAAACTCCTCTTCAAGCTCGACGCCGCACGGCGCGCCGGGATGCAGAATGTCATCACGTTCGAATTCTCGCACTTCATGAGCCCCAATTCGTCCTACACCCAAGCGGGACACCTCTACAACCGCTATATGGAATACATGAACTATCTCCAACACAAAAAATAA
- a CDS encoding AGE family epimerase/isomerase produces the protein MIDFKQLACLNRDELLENVVPFWLTHSQDERYGGYFTCLDRGGDVYDTDKFVWLQGRQVWLFSMLYNQVEKRPEWLECAVQGAEFLRKHGHDGNYNWYFSLTREGRPLVAPYNIFSYTFATMAFAQAALATGSDQYAEIAKRTFARILEKRDNPKGPWCKTVPGTRDLKDFALPMILCNMALEAEQMIDPALLDATIRDCIHQVMEVFYRGELGLIVENVAADGELSDSFEGRQINPGHTLEAMWFIMNLGVRLNDRALIDKAVKIALDTAEYGWDKEYGGLFYFMDRLGHPQQQLEWDQKLWWVHIEAMIAMIKGYRLTGSQACLDWFLRLHDYTWSHFKDPEYPEWFGYLNRRGEVLLPLKGGKWKGCFHVPRGLYQCWKILDECQ, from the coding sequence ATGATCGATTTCAAACAACTGGCGTGTCTGAACCGGGACGAACTGCTCGAAAACGTGGTTCCGTTCTGGCTCACCCACTCGCAGGACGAACGATACGGCGGCTACTTCACCTGCCTCGACCGCGGGGGCGACGTCTACGACACCGACAAATTCGTCTGGCTGCAGGGACGGCAGGTGTGGCTGTTTTCGATGCTCTACAACCAGGTCGAGAAGCGTCCCGAATGGCTCGAATGCGCCGTACAGGGGGCGGAGTTCCTCCGTAAACACGGCCACGACGGCAATTACAACTGGTACTTCTCGCTCACGCGCGAAGGCCGGCCGCTCGTGGCTCCCTACAACATCTTTTCCTACACGTTCGCCACGATGGCCTTCGCGCAGGCGGCTCTCGCCACGGGCAGCGACCAATATGCCGAAATCGCCAAGCGCACCTTCGCGCGGATTCTCGAAAAACGCGACAACCCCAAGGGACCGTGGTGCAAGACCGTCCCGGGCACGCGCGACCTGAAGGATTTCGCCCTGCCGATGATCCTCTGCAACATGGCGCTCGAAGCGGAGCAGATGATCGACCCCGCGCTGCTCGACGCGACGATCCGGGATTGCATCCACCAGGTCATGGAGGTCTTCTACCGCGGGGAGCTGGGGCTGATCGTCGAGAACGTCGCAGCGGACGGCGAGCTCTCCGACTCGTTCGAAGGCCGGCAGATCAATCCCGGCCACACGCTCGAAGCTATGTGGTTCATCATGAACCTCGGCGTGCGGCTCAACGACCGGGCGCTGATCGACAAGGCCGTAAAGATCGCGCTCGACACGGCTGAATATGGCTGGGACAAGGAGTACGGCGGCCTGTTCTATTTCATGGACCGGCTCGGACACCCGCAGCAGCAGCTCGAATGGGACCAGAAACTGTGGTGGGTGCATATCGAAGCGATGATCGCGATGATCAAGGGATACCGCCTCACCGGTTCGCAGGCGTGTCTCGACTGGTTCCTCCGGCTGCACGACTACACCTGGTCGCATTTCAAGGACCCCGAATACCCCGAATGGTTCGGCTATCTGAACCGCCGCGGCGAGGTGCTGCTCCCGCTCAAGGGCGGCAAATGGAAAGGCTGTTTCCATGTACCTCGCGGTCTGTACCAGTGCTGGAAAATACTCGACGAGTGCCAATAA
- a CDS encoding SusC/RagA family TonB-linked outer membrane protein — protein sequence MKPSGIRCLLSSVLAVVSMAITGTNVAEAQGLSVSGRVTDARGGEISGATVIVKGDNTRGTTTDAQGQYAIEVLSSDDVLVFSFLGYKTAEVAVRGRKTLNVQLEEDATLVDEVVVVGYGTQKRQFLVGSVSQVSSKELLKAPMTNVSNMMTGKLPGVTSIQRSGQPGSDGTTIFVRGVSSFNNSSPLCIVDGVERMINTVNPNDIESISILKDAATSAIYGVRGANGVILITTKTGSKGAATISYDGSATFTTNVAMPEMLNAQDYIGWHNKAREMDGLNPLWTDEVIAGMKEKGIYGETDWMDLLFKNYGFTHQHNISATGGTDRVKYYTSIGMMNQDGILPNTSYQRFNVRANIDTKIAKNFNLNVNIAAFREDTHAPGYSLGTQGEFNPISQALFSLPIIAPTYNDLPQGYMSGVYTQQPIAAVNKSGFQDTKRWQFEGNAKLEYDFGSIKALEGLKAAVHVAYDYSNTGNRNMLQSYQLMSFSPTTMNSTVVNASGVNVNSSFNKSSSFGDGFTVRPTLTYNREFGRHSVGGLFFYEQKKAYSDTMTGYKAGYFASYPVDLSIGTTWEGITTPVTGSFSETSIASYAGRFNYAFDKKYLVEFTFRADGSYKFAPENRWGFFPSAAVGWVMSEEKFFKQALPKIDFFKLRASYGELGMDDTSPYLYVQSYRSTAPSYSYIIGGKGQTTYYTSNYVYKDLTWSRSRSFNVGLDLNAWGGKLGIEFDWFYKVTDNILEQVGGSYAPSLGGNVPSYKNSGKVDNRGFELVLKHNNHFASGWRYSLTGSLSWARNRVLAKQISDNHPMYRAILGKPMGTLYGYKAIGLYQTEEQIANSPTAPSGEKRLGDLMYADVNGDGKIEQSQDFIKIGRGYTPEMNFSLNMEVAWKNLYLTALWQGVAICDYQLSAAYYSGVFDNTMYTRPFYGNGNAPYYLVESAWREDNRNADYPRLSTVANGNNAWPSSWWVKNGAYLRLKNLQIGYSLPEHILKNTGIGRVNIYVAGTNLLTFSAFKYVDPEMPSVNNGYYPQQRTYSIGVNLSF from the coding sequence ATGAAACCTTCAGGCATTCGCTGCCTATTGAGCAGCGTATTAGCCGTGGTCTCCATGGCGATCACAGGCACCAATGTGGCTGAGGCGCAAGGACTTTCAGTCTCCGGAAGAGTGACCGACGCAAGGGGGGGGGAAATTTCGGGTGCTACGGTCATCGTAAAAGGTGACAACACCCGGGGAACTACCACCGATGCACAGGGACAGTATGCTATCGAGGTCTTGTCCTCCGACGATGTGCTGGTCTTCAGTTTCCTCGGTTACAAAACTGCAGAAGTGGCCGTCCGCGGCCGCAAAACCCTGAACGTCCAACTGGAAGAGGACGCCACGCTGGTGGATGAAGTGGTCGTAGTGGGATACGGCACACAGAAACGACAGTTTCTCGTAGGCTCCGTGTCCCAGGTCTCCAGCAAGGAGTTGCTGAAGGCCCCGATGACCAACGTATCGAACATGATGACCGGCAAATTGCCGGGAGTGACGAGTATTCAGCGTTCGGGACAGCCCGGCAGCGACGGCACCACGATCTTCGTCCGTGGAGTCTCCTCGTTCAACAATTCCAGCCCGCTTTGCATCGTCGACGGGGTGGAGCGTATGATTAATACGGTCAACCCCAACGACATCGAATCGATCTCCATCCTCAAGGATGCCGCCACCTCGGCCATCTACGGCGTACGCGGAGCCAACGGCGTTATTCTGATCACCACCAAAACCGGCTCGAAGGGCGCTGCTACCATTTCATACGACGGCTCGGCGACTTTCACCACCAATGTCGCCATGCCCGAGATGCTTAACGCCCAGGACTACATCGGCTGGCACAACAAGGCTCGCGAGATGGACGGATTGAATCCGCTGTGGACGGATGAGGTGATCGCCGGTATGAAGGAAAAAGGGATATACGGTGAAACGGACTGGATGGATCTGCTCTTCAAGAACTACGGTTTCACACACCAGCACAACATCTCCGCTACGGGAGGTACCGACCGCGTAAAATACTATACGAGCATCGGTATGATGAATCAGGACGGTATCCTGCCCAATACCTCTTACCAGCGTTTCAACGTGCGCGCCAACATCGACACGAAGATCGCCAAGAATTTCAATCTGAACGTCAATATCGCCGCATTCCGCGAAGACACCCACGCACCCGGATACTCTCTTGGCACGCAGGGTGAGTTCAACCCCATCTCGCAGGCGCTCTTCTCGTTGCCGATCATCGCTCCGACCTATAATGACCTGCCGCAAGGTTATATGAGCGGCGTATACACGCAGCAGCCCATTGCCGCGGTCAACAAGAGCGGTTTTCAGGATACGAAGCGCTGGCAGTTCGAGGGAAACGCCAAATTGGAATACGATTTCGGCAGCATCAAGGCGCTTGAAGGACTCAAGGCCGCCGTACACGTTGCATACGACTATTCGAATACGGGCAACCGCAATATGCTGCAATCGTACCAGCTGATGTCATTCTCGCCCACGACGATGAATTCCACAGTCGTGAATGCATCGGGAGTCAATGTCAACAGCAGCTTCAACAAATCGTCGTCGTTCGGAGACGGATTCACCGTTCGCCCGACGCTGACCTACAACCGCGAATTCGGGCGTCACAGCGTAGGCGGCCTGTTCTTCTACGAGCAGAAAAAAGCCTACTCGGACACAATGACCGGCTATAAGGCGGGGTATTTCGCCTCCTATCCGGTCGATCTTTCGATCGGCACCACGTGGGAAGGCATCACAACCCCCGTAACCGGTTCGTTCAGCGAAACGAGTATCGCCAGCTACGCCGGCCGTTTCAACTATGCATTTGACAAGAAATATCTGGTCGAATTTACATTCCGCGCGGACGGTTCCTACAAGTTCGCCCCCGAAAACCGCTGGGGATTCTTCCCGTCCGCAGCCGTCGGCTGGGTCATGTCCGAAGAGAAGTTCTTCAAGCAGGCACTCCCGAAAATCGACTTCTTCAAGCTGCGCGCCTCTTACGGCGAACTGGGTATGGACGATACGAGCCCTTATCTCTATGTGCAATCCTACAGATCGACCGCACCCTCCTACAGCTATATCATAGGCGGCAAGGGTCAGACGACCTATTACACCAGCAACTATGTCTACAAGGACCTTACCTGGTCGCGTTCGCGCAGTTTCAACGTGGGCCTGGACCTGAACGCTTGGGGCGGAAAACTGGGCATCGAATTCGATTGGTTCTACAAGGTTACCGACAATATCCTCGAACAGGTCGGCGGTTCCTACGCACCCTCCCTGGGAGGCAACGTACCGTCATACAAAAACTCCGGCAAGGTAGATAACCGCGGCTTCGAGCTGGTGCTAAAACACAACAATCACTTTGCCAGCGGTTGGCGGTATTCGCTGACGGGTAGTCTCTCGTGGGCCCGCAACCGGGTTCTCGCCAAACAAATTTCCGACAACCATCCGATGTACCGTGCCATCCTGGGCAAACCGATGGGTACGCTCTACGGGTACAAGGCGATCGGACTCTATCAGACCGAAGAGCAGATCGCCAATTCGCCGACGGCTCCTTCGGGAGAGAAGCGTCTGGGTGACCTGATGTATGCCGACGTCAACGGCGACGGCAAGATCGAGCAGTCGCAGGACTTCATCAAAATCGGCCGCGGCTATACCCCCGAGATGAACTTCTCGCTCAATATGGAGGTGGCATGGAAAAACCTCTATCTTACAGCCCTCTGGCAGGGTGTAGCCATCTGCGATTATCAGCTCAGCGCGGCATACTATTCGGGCGTTTTCGACAACACGATGTACACCCGTCCTTTCTACGGCAACGGCAACGCACCCTATTATCTCGTGGAGAGCGCCTGGCGTGAAGACAACCGCAATGCCGACTATCCGCGTCTGAGCACCGTAGCCAACGGCAACAACGCATGGCCTTCGTCCTGGTGGGTGAAAAACGGGGCATATCTTCGTCTGAAGAACCTCCAGATCGGCTACTCGCTCCCCGAACACATTCTGAAAAATACCGGTATCGGCCGGGTAAATATCTACGTGGCAGGAACCAATCTGCTGACTTTCAGTGCATTCAAATACGTGGACCCCGAAATGCCGTCGGTCAACAACGGTTACTACCCGCAACAGCGGACCTACAGTATCGGAGTCAATTTATCCTTCTAA
- a CDS encoding RagB/SusD family nutrient uptake outer membrane protein produces the protein MKKIIFILGLAAVVLGTSCSDVLDLNPADRFSPATVWSTTTTADKYVIGLYSIFGANTEMRGGDAYASPRLSDAYSDILKSTSWNQYNHNFNATLLQETAFNSNSAGAFECWSSHYDRIRRENEFLRDAAEFGRKFGEDWLKIRIAEVRFCRAYAYFMLCRVYGGVILRTEVDGPEQNDKARSTEEECWGFIINELKELAPDLPLKWDSDNSGRATQKAAYGLLSRVALYAEKWDVAAQAARDCATAEGNLDLSKNGYAKIFELGINSPEVLFAVEFKSSVIDHAYDAYVRPSGDTKELGKQVYSGFVPTSELVDSYEMAGDGGNFSWEKHGKDPYANREPRFYATILYNGADWMGRKIESFVGGKDGYKAYENAGAAGTTVTGYYLRKYLIDGDKTWVTSGSGQDWIVLRYAEVLLNKAEALAMENWNKNSAEALQALNDVRARVGLPARATADKETFLEYVRHERKVELAGEGFRYWDLRRWRLAEKVIDGQNVHGVKISKQSDGSFTYEQVDADGGHKRIFYDRYYRFAIPLSERSNNSLCTNNDGWI, from the coding sequence ATGAAAAAGATCATATTCATACTCGGTCTGGCGGCCGTCGTATTGGGCACCTCCTGTTCCGACGTGCTGGACCTGAATCCGGCGGACCGGTTTTCGCCGGCGACCGTCTGGTCCACCACCACTACAGCTGATAAATACGTCATCGGACTCTACTCCATCTTCGGGGCAAACACCGAGATGCGCGGCGGCGATGCCTATGCGTCGCCCCGATTATCGGATGCCTATTCCGACATCCTGAAAAGCACCTCCTGGAATCAGTACAACCACAACTTCAACGCCACGCTCCTCCAGGAAACGGCTTTCAACAGCAACTCCGCCGGTGCGTTCGAGTGCTGGTCGAGTCATTATGACCGCATCCGCCGCGAAAACGAATTCCTGCGCGACGCGGCCGAATTCGGCCGCAAATTCGGTGAGGACTGGCTCAAGATTCGTATCGCCGAAGTGCGTTTCTGCCGTGCCTACGCCTATTTCATGCTGTGCCGGGTTTACGGCGGGGTGATTCTTCGCACCGAAGTCGACGGCCCTGAGCAGAACGACAAAGCCCGTTCGACGGAGGAAGAGTGCTGGGGCTTCATCATTAACGAACTGAAGGAACTGGCTCCCGACCTGCCCTTGAAATGGGACAGCGACAACTCGGGCCGCGCCACTCAAAAAGCCGCATACGGTCTGTTGAGCCGCGTAGCGCTCTACGCTGAAAAATGGGATGTCGCCGCACAGGCCGCACGCGATTGCGCCACGGCAGAGGGTAATCTGGACCTGTCGAAGAACGGCTATGCCAAAATCTTCGAACTCGGCATCAACAGTCCCGAAGTACTCTTTGCCGTAGAATTCAAATCCAGCGTGATCGACCATGCCTACGACGCCTACGTGCGGCCCTCGGGCGATACAAAGGAGTTAGGCAAGCAGGTTTATTCGGGATTCGTTCCCACCAGCGAATTGGTCGACAGCTATGAAATGGCAGGCGACGGCGGCAATTTCTCCTGGGAGAAACACGGTAAGGATCCCTATGCGAACCGTGAACCGCGCTTCTACGCCACGATTCTCTATAACGGAGCCGATTGGATGGGGCGGAAGATCGAAAGCTTCGTTGGCGGCAAGGACGGATACAAGGCCTATGAAAACGCCGGAGCCGCCGGAACGACCGTAACGGGTTATTACCTGCGCAAATACCTCATAGACGGAGACAAGACGTGGGTCACGAGCGGCTCGGGACAGGACTGGATCGTACTGCGCTATGCCGAGGTCCTCCTGAACAAGGCTGAGGCACTTGCCATGGAGAACTGGAACAAGAACAGCGCCGAAGCGCTGCAGGCGCTCAACGATGTCCGCGCCCGCGTCGGACTGCCCGCGCGTGCCACCGCCGACAAGGAGACCTTCCTGGAATACGTGCGTCACGAACGCAAGGTGGAGTTGGCCGGCGAAGGTTTCCGCTACTGGGACCTGCGCCGCTGGCGGCTGGCCGAAAAAGTCATCGACGGGCAGAACGTGCACGGCGTTAAGATCTCCAAACAGTCCGACGGTTCATTTACCTACGAGCAGGTCGATGCCGACGGCGGACACAAGCGCATCTTCTACGACCGTTATTACCGATTCGCCATTCCGCTTTCGGAGCGTTCGAACAATTCGCTCTGTACGAACAACGACGGATGGATCTAA
- a CDS encoding DUF5018 domain-containing protein, producing the protein MKKFNLFAYATLAGLALSFAACTDDDPEISKPGPQIDRGEKCRIESFVLNLPEGETLSGDVYDYDKSIDLAYTTPQLEAMKTATATVKLSEGATITPDPSVAADYTQPISFTVTGADGKTTRIYTTKPVEKVVVSYTKIGALAEKTATQMDITDHTKYLQIGVSGDKIVIGTKVFDGKTLAAAGNLNMTGYDGLQVTSLANDEAGHLIASLTADGTSGSAPVTYACWKNGCDQPAETILGPSDSAIAAFLSVGGNLVEGKALITALGARVATGPSFCWGFADGVRGDYYNLLTGQPSNDGSWSQMVSACSGEVSGTWFMWDAVAGGHNVLTWEGWDGTSSLNLKQIPGAAPNGPNNWGNYTKGSIRAFMFNEKAYAAVFTTGWPCTYVSIVDSNGEFLLNPAEATLNYAISDANPYCPVGTFVYNEKENCGYVYVLVPGHAVKSWKLEITYD; encoded by the coding sequence ATGAAAAAGTTCAATTTATTCGCTTACGCCACCCTGGCAGGTCTCGCGCTGTCGTTTGCAGCCTGTACGGACGACGATCCGGAAATCAGCAAACCCGGCCCGCAGATCGACCGCGGCGAAAAATGCCGTATCGAATCTTTCGTTCTGAATCTCCCCGAAGGGGAAACGCTTTCAGGCGATGTCTACGACTACGACAAATCGATCGACCTTGCCTATACCACGCCGCAGCTGGAAGCCATGAAGACGGCCACCGCCACGGTGAAACTCTCCGAAGGCGCAACCATCACGCCCGATCCCTCCGTGGCGGCCGACTATACGCAGCCGATTTCATTCACGGTGACGGGAGCCGACGGCAAGACCACCCGCATTTATACAACAAAGCCCGTTGAAAAAGTTGTCGTTTCCTATACCAAGATCGGTGCTCTGGCAGAGAAAACGGCCACTCAGATGGACATCACCGATCACACGAAATACCTGCAAATCGGCGTCAGCGGCGACAAGATCGTCATCGGCACCAAGGTATTCGACGGCAAGACGCTCGCTGCCGCAGGCAATCTGAACATGACCGGTTACGACGGATTGCAGGTCACCTCGCTGGCTAACGACGAGGCAGGACATCTGATCGCTTCACTGACCGCTGACGGCACGAGTGGATCGGCTCCTGTTACGTACGCCTGCTGGAAGAACGGATGCGACCAGCCCGCCGAAACGATCCTCGGTCCGTCGGACAGCGCCATCGCAGCGTTCCTCTCCGTGGGCGGCAACCTCGTCGAAGGCAAAGCGCTCATTACGGCATTGGGCGCACGCGTAGCCACTGGCCCGAGTTTCTGCTGGGGTTTCGCCGACGGCGTGCGTGGCGACTACTACAACCTGCTTACCGGACAGCCCTCGAACGACGGCTCGTGGAGCCAGATGGTTTCGGCCTGCTCGGGAGAGGTTTCGGGCACCTGGTTCATGTGGGATGCCGTGGCCGGCGGTCACAACGTATTGACCTGGGAAGGCTGGGACGGCACATCCTCGCTCAATCTGAAGCAGATTCCGGGAGCAGCGCCCAACGGTCCGAACAACTGGGGTAACTACACCAAAGGTTCGATCCGCGCTTTCATGTTCAACGAAAAGGCTTATGCCGCCGTCTTCACCACCGGCTGGCCCTGCACCTACGTCTCGATCGTGGACTCGAACGGCGAATTCCTGCTCAACCCCGCCGAGGCGACGCTCAATTACGCGATCTCGGACGCCAACCCCTACTGCCCCGTCGGAACATTCGTGTATAACGAAAAGGAAAACTGCGGTTACGTATACGTACTGGTTCCCGGGCACGCAGTCAAGAGCTGGAAACTGGAGATCACTTACGATTAA